A genomic stretch from Campylobacter lari subsp. concheus includes:
- a CDS encoding nucleotidyltransferase — translation MDIQKIQKLKNSLKDYEAYCSRLFLKQGSFSFYHSKEIGRFIEDVYELVLNDFFDDYFPHNDKFPFCIIAIKQYAKMNLSIKENVDLLLIYKDIKAYNIKPLMKAFITSLNDINLNINYQICEINGLYNIAKNELKQNILQYRYICGSKILFKQIKEKISQAQDELKEEFALKILQELNPYHQPLIKQEFDINKNFGGLDEQLDIENLSILFKDSPKNYMLNFINEKELSEFKLASDFLFSLKCAMNLLEGKNTNLFLIQNSQELANLMQKKEKKNLDLKSILIQKAMQCMQTCGIYTQFLARCIQEKHYKDNELYETQDSFFTYSNKSENLSLILNQLLKLDDKDYNFDIKLIFALKRAENKDENLELFKKILERKHSFALLKLLADANILKDFCKPLTQSKFLLEEEGVYSALDRALLCLKYFEEKDYNFDENTLLIIKLTILLSAIHEENEISLANIYRAYIGKFQVDNELLDFGLRLYKNFNAFKDIIEKEDIYNSTIVLNFISKLNDINTLKTLHLLSFCNAKALGIENHFYYKSLERLFQNALEGFEDENLIDESQRRVKKEQTLKRSKAFLDLDEHTQNNITHIKSNLFFIKNSFEKIIKITQIAQKENFTFWLDNQDNFTLELIMNRKNNLENILNTLSSLNLIFMSFFELFDEKVYLKFEYSDIVSDTQKQSLENLLNSKLHLKVQKKAKKPNIKKDELKLDMNYSKSYAKITLNTKDQKGLMAYVMDVLARYDIILSAAKIQTIKERTRNVLILHKNESLQDHKDQILKSLISE, via the coding sequence TTTTTTTAAAACAAGGCTCGTTTAGTTTTTACCACTCTAAAGAAATTGGTCGTTTTATAGAAGATGTTTACGAGCTTGTTTTGAATGATTTTTTTGATGATTATTTTCCGCATAATGATAAATTCCCTTTTTGTATTATCGCTATTAAACAATATGCTAAAATGAATTTAAGTATAAAAGAAAATGTTGATTTATTACTTATTTATAAAGATATAAAAGCTTATAATATCAAGCCTTTAATGAAAGCATTTATTACTTCACTAAATGATATTAATTTAAATATCAATTATCAAATTTGTGAAATAAATGGACTTTATAATATAGCTAAAAACGAGCTAAAACAAAATATTTTACAATATCGTTATATTTGCGGATCTAAAATTTTATTCAAACAAATCAAAGAAAAAATTTCTCAAGCTCAAGATGAATTAAAAGAAGAATTTGCTTTAAAAATCTTACAAGAATTAAACCCTTATCATCAACCTTTAATCAAACAAGAATTTGATATTAATAAAAATTTTGGTGGTTTAGATGAGCAACTTGATATAGAAAATTTAAGTATATTATTTAAAGATTCTCCTAAAAACTATATGCTTAATTTTATCAACGAAAAAGAATTAAGTGAATTTAAACTTGCAAGTGATTTTTTATTTTCACTTAAATGCGCAATGAATCTTTTAGAAGGTAAAAACACTAACTTATTTTTAATACAAAATTCACAAGAACTTGCTAACTTAATGCAAAAAAAAGAAAAGAAAAATTTAGATCTTAAATCCATACTTATTCAAAAAGCTATGCAATGTATGCAAACTTGTGGAATTTATACGCAATTTTTAGCAAGGTGCATCCAAGAAAAACACTATAAAGATAATGAACTTTATGAAACACAAGATAGCTTTTTTACTTATTCTAATAAAAGTGAAAACCTAAGTTTGATATTAAATCAACTTTTAAAATTAGATGATAAAGATTATAATTTTGACATCAAACTCATTTTCGCATTAAAAAGAGCAGAAAACAAAGATGAAAATTTAGAATTATTCAAGAAAATTTTAGAAAGAAAGCATTCTTTTGCTCTTTTAAAACTTCTTGCTGATGCTAATATTTTAAAAGATTTTTGCAAACCTCTTACTCAAAGCAAATTCTTACTTGAAGAAGAAGGTGTTTATAGTGCATTAGATAGAGCATTACTTTGCTTAAAATACTTTGAAGAAAAAGATTATAACTTTGATGAAAATACACTTTTAATAATAAAACTCACCATACTTTTAAGTGCTATTCATGAAGAAAATGAAATTTCTTTAGCAAATATTTATAGGGCTTATATAGGAAAATTCCAAGTTGATAATGAACTTTTAGATTTTGGCTTAAGATTATATAAAAATTTTAATGCTTTTAAAGACATTATAGAAAAAGAAGATATTTATAATTCTACTATTGTTCTAAATTTTATTTCCAAATTAAATGATATAAATACCTTAAAAACCTTACATCTTTTGTCTTTTTGCAATGCTAAAGCTTTGGGCATAGAAAATCATTTTTATTATAAAAGCTTAGAAAGATTATTTCAAAATGCACTAGAAGGCTTTGAGGATGAGAATTTAATTGATGAGAGCCAAAGAAGGGTAAAAAAAGAACAAACTCTAAAAAGAAGTAAGGCTTTTTTAGATCTTGATGAACACACTCAAAATAATATCACTCATATTAAATCCAATCTATTTTTTATAAAAAATAGTTTTGAAAAAATCATTAAAATAACGCAAATTGCACAAAAAGAAAATTTTACTTTTTGGCTTGACAATCAAGATAATTTTACCCTAGAGCTTATAATGAACAGAAAAAACAATCTTGAAAATATACTCAATACTTTAAGTTCTTTGAATTTAATCTTTATGAGTTTCTTTGAATTATTTGATGAAAAAGTTTATTTGAAATTTGAATATTCAGATATAGTAAGCGATACTCAAAAGCAAAGTTTAGAAAATTTACTAAATTCTAAATTACATTTAAAAGTACAAAAAAAAGCAAAAAAACCAAACATTAAAAAAGATGAATTAAAATTAGATATGAATTATTCCAAAAGCTATGCCAAAATAACCTTAAACACAAAAGATCAAAAAGGTTTAATGGCTTATGTGATGGATGTGCTTGCAAGATATGATATTATCTTAAGTGCAGCAAAAATTCAAACCATAAAGGAAAGAACGCGAAATGTTTTGATTTTGCATAAAAATGAAAGCTTGCAAGATCATAAAGATCAAATTCTTAAATCACTAATAAGCGAGTAA
- the glmS gene encoding glutamine--fructose-6-phosphate transaminase (isomerizing), whose amino-acid sequence MCGIVGYIGTKEKKKIILEGLKELEYRGYDSAGIAIMKDGELDFFKAVGKLENLANKTANFNSDGFGLAIGHTRWATHGKPTEINAHPHLGQYSCVIHNGIIENYQELKTKLTQEGTNFLSQTDTEVIVHLFEYYASNLEPFEAFKKTIAELKGAFAILLVSKKDPNTIYFAKNAVPLIIGKNGDDNEYYFASSDAPLVSLVDKVAYLEDGDYGYVNLKECKICHNQACIQPTFVALSQDKSYAQKDGYRFFMEKEIYEQSRVLGEVLMGRLQGEQIVFEDIDETLLQNIDEITLCACGTSYHAALSGAYLLERLAKIKTKVEVASEFRYREAIIGKNTLFIVISQSGETADTLEALKIAKAQGVKTLAICNVDNSNIVRLADISLLTRAGIEKGVASTKAFATQVATLWMLAIYLAQKANLDMSKEIKALRSLPSIVKVEQNLHEKVHRISKRYLHGHGFFFIGRDVFYPLALEGALKLKEISYLHAEGYPAGEMKHGPIALADSELFTVALMPQNCLYEKTKSNVEELAARDSTLLAISPLDFDLSDDFIRTSKQEHYMCEFFEMMVILQLLALEVSIRLGNDVDMPRNLAKSVTVE is encoded by the coding sequence ATGTGTGGAATAGTAGGATATATAGGAACCAAAGAAAAGAAAAAAATCATATTAGAAGGCTTAAAAGAGCTTGAGTATAGAGGTTATGATAGCGCTGGTATAGCAATAATGAAAGACGGGGAGTTAGACTTTTTTAAAGCAGTTGGAAAGTTAGAAAATTTAGCCAATAAAACTGCTAATTTTAATAGCGATGGCTTTGGACTTGCTATAGGCCATACGCGTTGGGCAACTCATGGAAAACCAACTGAAATAAATGCTCATCCACATTTAGGACAATACTCTTGTGTAATACATAATGGAATCATAGAAAATTACCAAGAATTAAAAACAAAACTCACACAAGAAGGTACTAATTTTCTAAGTCAAACTGACACTGAAGTTATTGTACATTTATTTGAATACTATGCAAGCAATTTAGAACCATTTGAAGCTTTTAAAAAGACTATAGCTGAACTAAAAGGTGCTTTTGCAATCTTGCTTGTAAGTAAAAAAGATCCGAATACAATTTATTTTGCTAAAAATGCAGTGCCACTCATCATCGGAAAAAATGGCGATGACAATGAATATTATTTTGCATCAAGTGATGCACCATTAGTTTCTTTAGTGGATAAAGTAGCTTATCTTGAAGATGGGGATTATGGATATGTGAATTTAAAAGAATGCAAAATTTGCCATAATCAAGCTTGCATACAACCTACTTTTGTAGCTTTAAGTCAAGATAAAAGTTATGCTCAAAAAGATGGTTATAGATTTTTTATGGAAAAAGAAATCTATGAGCAAAGTAGAGTTTTAGGCGAAGTTTTAATGGGACGCTTGCAAGGTGAGCAGATTGTTTTTGAAGATATAGATGAAACTCTTTTGCAAAACATAGATGAAATCACACTTTGTGCTTGTGGCACAAGCTATCATGCAGCATTAAGCGGGGCTTATTTGCTTGAAAGACTTGCAAAGATTAAAACTAAAGTTGAAGTAGCAAGTGAATTTAGATACAGAGAAGCCATTATAGGCAAAAATACTCTTTTTATAGTAATCTCTCAAAGCGGTGAAACAGCTGATACACTTGAAGCTTTAAAAATAGCAAAAGCACAAGGAGTTAAAACTTTAGCAATATGTAATGTGGATAATTCTAATATCGTGCGTTTAGCTGATATATCATTACTTACTAGAGCGGGCATTGAAAAAGGTGTGGCTTCAACTAAAGCTTTTGCCACTCAAGTGGCAACTTTATGGATGCTTGCAATCTATCTTGCACAAAAAGCAAATTTAGATATGAGTAAAGAAATCAAAGCTCTAAGAAGCTTACCAAGTATAGTTAAAGTTGAGCAAAACTTGCATGAAAAAGTACACAGAATTTCAAAAAGATACCTACATGGCCATGGCTTTTTCTTTATAGGAAGAGATGTATTTTATCCACTAGCATTAGAAGGGGCTTTAAAATTAAAAGAAATTTCATACTTGCATGCTGAAGGATATCCAGCAGGTGAAATGAAACATGGGCCTATTGCTCTAGCAGATAGCGAGCTTTTTACCGTTGCACTAATGCCACAAAATTGCCTTTATGAAAAAACCAAATCAAATGTAGAAGAATTAGCTGCAAGGGATTCCACCTTACTTGCTATTTCTCCACTTGATTTTGACTTAAGCGATGATTTTATAAGAACTTCAAAACAAGAGCACTATATGTGTGAATTTTTTGAAATGATGGTGATCTTACAGCTTCTTGCTTTAGAAGTTTCTATAAGACTTGGCAATGATGTAGATATGCCAAGAAATTTAGCAAAAAGTGTTACCGTAGAATAA